A genome region from Festucalex cinctus isolate MCC-2025b chromosome 17, RoL_Fcin_1.0, whole genome shotgun sequence includes the following:
- the LOC144004976 gene encoding neurotrypsin-like isoform X2, translating into MSPISRWFLCLIGAACLGLPLPMRAQVVADDTYLNEVQNSVPLSCSEGFTELGYYNGTVSQTDSGAPCLKWTEFPDYVVQYPGRGLGEHSYCRNPDRESNPWCFFRQNSGAIGWAYCDCHQGAARLVGGSSSNSGRVEVYLNGQWGAVCDSHWTDRDAGVVCRQVGLSDIGTALRHSQLASGSGLFHFERLGCRGDENGVSACRSRTFVTGDCNHGNEAAVLCAPPEGSGSPLRLVGGEEDFEGRVEVFHGGRWGSVCDDQWDDRDAEVVCRQLGFSGVAKAWSWAHFGQGSGPILLDAVKCTGNELFLDQCPHGHWEQHNCDHMEDAGVSCSPYTDGVVRLVGGDSPWEGRVEVLHNGDWGTVCDDHWTQQHAQVVCGQLGYRGHAEVVSDGLFGEGAGLILLDDVHCDGSETSLLDCRHGIWGRTDCSHAEDVGVRCRGKPEEESNDVPVVAPSTGPLLRLAGGVNRKEGRVEVYLHGDWGTICDSGWNDLNAVVVCRQLGHSGGALAAGGFGQGKGPVHLDQVRCTGKEEFLGECPSLGLNILGCKRGQAAGVKCDASTHELTVRVHRLEASCGVRKVQEEGGETSNMLRSSWPWQASVWLQSQSQDGGPLCSATLIGSCWALTSATCFARFGTEPSKYVLRLGASERALTPERVVVHKKFKGQSGGHDLALLKLPGAQKGHCFTFDPHVNAACLPDDDHTSTPAACVVMVTTRWSTPDSVLASWVPVMSSWQCKKRHGDSFSSHGTVCAGSPPDTSLLHGSGDGCRGNSGGGLLCQGEAGRWALAGVVAGSYGCADPSSPALYTRVSRFRSWIDNVTRVDSQNVRRGEESNDIGHHTQAKHTHHSQVTV; encoded by the exons ATGTCACCGATCAGCCGCTGGTTCTTGTGCCTGATCGGCGCAGCCTGCCTCGGGCTGCCCTTGCCGATGCGTGCGCAG GTGGTGGCTGACGACACGTACTTAAACGAGGTGCAGAACTCAG TCCCTCTGTCCTGCTCCGAGGGTTTCACCGAGCTGGGCTACTACAACGGCACCGTGTCCCAGACGGACTCGGGCGCCCCGTGCCTCAAGTGGACCGAGTTCCCCGACTATGTGGTGCAGTACCCGGGCCGCGGCCTCGGCGAGCACAGCTACTGCCGGAACCCGGACCGCGAGTCCAACCCCTGGTGCTTTTTCCGGCAGAACTCTGGCGCCATCGGATGGGCCTACTGCGACTGTCACCAGG GTGCCGCCAGGCTGGTCGGCGGCTCATCGTCCAACAGCGGGCGCGTTGAAGTGTACCTGAACGGCCAGTGGGGGGCGGTGTGCGACTCTCACTGGACCGATCGGGACGCCGGCGTGGTCTGCCGGCAGGTGGGCTTAAG CGACATCGGCACGGCGTTGCGGCACTCCCAGCTCGCCTCGGGTTCCGGCCTCTTCCACTTTGAGCGTCTGGGTTGCCGTGGCGACGAGAACGGCGTGagcgcctgcaggagcaggacGTTCGTCACCGGGGACTGTAACCATGGAAACGAGGCGGCCGTCCTGTGTGCGCCTCCTGAAG GCAGCGGATCTCCGCTACGCCTGGTCGGAGGTGAGGAAGACTTTGAAGGACGCGTGGAGGTCTTCCACGGCGGGAGGTGGGGCTCCGTGTGCGACGACCAATGGGACGACAGAGACGCGGAGGTGGTGTGCCGGCAGTTGGGCTTCAG CGGCGTGGCCAAGGCGTGGTCATGGGCTCACTTCGGTCAGGGTTCGGGTCCCATCCTGCTGGACGCCGTCAAGTGCACGGGAAACGAACTGTTCCTGGATCAGTGTCCGCACGGACACTGGGAGCAGCACAACTGCGACCACATGGAGGACGCCGGAGTTTCCTGCAGCCCTTACACAG ATGGGGTGGTGCGTCTGGTGGGGGGCGACAGTCCCTGGGAGGGCCGCGTGGAGGTGCTCCACAACGGCGACTGGGGGACGGTGTGTGACGACCACTGGACGCAACAGCACGCCCAGGTGGTGTGTGGACAACTCGGATACAG GGGTCACGCCGAGGTGGTGTCGGACGGTTTGTTCGGCGAGGGCGCTGGTCTCATCCTGCTGGACGACGTCCACTGCGACGGCTCCGAGACGTCCCTGCTGGACTGCCGCCACGGCATCTGGGGCCGCACTGACTGCTCCCACGCCGAGGACGTCGGCGTGCGCTGCAGAGGAAAGCCTGAAGAGGAGTCCAACGACGTGCCCGTCGTCGCGCCGTCCACAG GTCCACTGCTGCGTCTCGCCGGGGGCGTCAACAGGAAGGAGGGGCGCGTGGAGGTCTATCTCCATGGCGACTGGGGGACGATCTGTGACTCGGGGTGGAACGACCTCAACGCCGTCGTAGTGTGCAGGCAGCTGGGCCACAG TGGCGGAGCTCTGGCGGCTGGTGGCTTCGGGCAGGGCAAAGGGCCGGTCCACCTGGACCAAGTGAGGTGCACTGGCAAGGAGGAGTTCCTTGGCGAGTGTCCCTCTCTGGGCCTTAACATCCTGGGCTGCAAGCGCGGGCAAGCAGCCGGGGTCAAGTGTGACGCCTCGACGCACGAGCTGACAGTTCGAGTCCACCGCCTGGAGGCCAGCTGCGGGGTCAGGAAAGTTCAAGAGGAGGGTGGGGAGACCAGCAACATGCTTAG GTCGTCGTGGCCTTGGCAGGCGTCTGTGTGGCTTCAGTCCCAAAGTCAAGATGGCGGCCCTCTCTGCAGCGCCACTCTAATTGGCTCCTGCTGGGCGCTCACATCCGCCACCTGTTTCGCcag ATTTGGAACGGAGCCGTCCAAGTACGTGTTGCGGTTAGGGGCTTCTGAGCGGGCCCTGACCCCGGAGCGCGTGGTGGTCCACAAGAAGTTCAAAGGTCAAAGCGGAGGTCACGACTTGGCCTTGCTCAAGCTGCCCGGCGCCCAGAAGGGTCACTGCTTCACCTTTGACCCCCACGTGAACGCTGCTTGCCTGCCTGATGACGACCACACCAGCACACCTGCTGCCTGTGTTGTCATGGTGACCACACGGTGGAGCACACCGG ACTCTGTCCTGGCGTCGTGGGTTCCCGTCATGTCGTCATGGCAATGCAAGAAGCGTCACGGTGACAGCTTCTCCAGCCACGGCACCGTTTGCGCCGGCAGCCCCCCGGACACCAGCCTGCTCCACGGCAGCGGTGACGGTTGCCGTGGCAACTCCGGGGGCGGCCTGCTGTGTCAGGGCGAGGCCGGGCGGTGGGCGCTGGCGGGAGTTGTCGCCGGGAGCTACGGCTGCGCGGACCCGTCCTCACCTGCCCTTTACACACGCGTCAGCCGCTTCCGTAGCTGGATCGACAATGTCACCCGGGTCGATTCGCAAAACGTCCGACGAGGGGAGGAAAGCAACGACATCGGACATCACACacaagcaaaacacacacaccattCGCAGGTAACGGTTTGA
- the LOC144004976 gene encoding neurotrypsin-like isoform X1: MKCRTQGSDGAEWTRKRRNYPNQIKYLAACLQSEVVADDTYLNEVQNSVPLSCSEGFTELGYYNGTVSQTDSGAPCLKWTEFPDYVVQYPGRGLGEHSYCRNPDRESNPWCFFRQNSGAIGWAYCDCHQGAARLVGGSSSNSGRVEVYLNGQWGAVCDSHWTDRDAGVVCRQVGLSDIGTALRHSQLASGSGLFHFERLGCRGDENGVSACRSRTFVTGDCNHGNEAAVLCAPPEGSGSPLRLVGGEEDFEGRVEVFHGGRWGSVCDDQWDDRDAEVVCRQLGFSGVAKAWSWAHFGQGSGPILLDAVKCTGNELFLDQCPHGHWEQHNCDHMEDAGVSCSPYTDGVVRLVGGDSPWEGRVEVLHNGDWGTVCDDHWTQQHAQVVCGQLGYRGHAEVVSDGLFGEGAGLILLDDVHCDGSETSLLDCRHGIWGRTDCSHAEDVGVRCRGKPEEESNDVPVVAPSTGPLLRLAGGVNRKEGRVEVYLHGDWGTICDSGWNDLNAVVVCRQLGHSGGALAAGGFGQGKGPVHLDQVRCTGKEEFLGECPSLGLNILGCKRGQAAGVKCDASTHELTVRVHRLEASCGVRKVQEEGGETSNMLRSSWPWQASVWLQSQSQDGGPLCSATLIGSCWALTSATCFARFGTEPSKYVLRLGASERALTPERVVVHKKFKGQSGGHDLALLKLPGAQKGHCFTFDPHVNAACLPDDDHTSTPAACVVMVTTRWSTPDSVLASWVPVMSSWQCKKRHGDSFSSHGTVCAGSPPDTSLLHGSGDGCRGNSGGGLLCQGEAGRWALAGVVAGSYGCADPSSPALYTRVSRFRSWIDNVTRVDSQNVRRGEESNDIGHHTQAKHTHHSQVTV; the protein is encoded by the exons ATGAAATGCCGTACACAG ggCTCAGATGGAGCGGAATGGACGAGGAAAAGGAGGAATTACCCAAATCAAATAAAGTATCTAGCGGCCTGTCTGCAGAGTGAG GTGGTGGCTGACGACACGTACTTAAACGAGGTGCAGAACTCAG TCCCTCTGTCCTGCTCCGAGGGTTTCACCGAGCTGGGCTACTACAACGGCACCGTGTCCCAGACGGACTCGGGCGCCCCGTGCCTCAAGTGGACCGAGTTCCCCGACTATGTGGTGCAGTACCCGGGCCGCGGCCTCGGCGAGCACAGCTACTGCCGGAACCCGGACCGCGAGTCCAACCCCTGGTGCTTTTTCCGGCAGAACTCTGGCGCCATCGGATGGGCCTACTGCGACTGTCACCAGG GTGCCGCCAGGCTGGTCGGCGGCTCATCGTCCAACAGCGGGCGCGTTGAAGTGTACCTGAACGGCCAGTGGGGGGCGGTGTGCGACTCTCACTGGACCGATCGGGACGCCGGCGTGGTCTGCCGGCAGGTGGGCTTAAG CGACATCGGCACGGCGTTGCGGCACTCCCAGCTCGCCTCGGGTTCCGGCCTCTTCCACTTTGAGCGTCTGGGTTGCCGTGGCGACGAGAACGGCGTGagcgcctgcaggagcaggacGTTCGTCACCGGGGACTGTAACCATGGAAACGAGGCGGCCGTCCTGTGTGCGCCTCCTGAAG GCAGCGGATCTCCGCTACGCCTGGTCGGAGGTGAGGAAGACTTTGAAGGACGCGTGGAGGTCTTCCACGGCGGGAGGTGGGGCTCCGTGTGCGACGACCAATGGGACGACAGAGACGCGGAGGTGGTGTGCCGGCAGTTGGGCTTCAG CGGCGTGGCCAAGGCGTGGTCATGGGCTCACTTCGGTCAGGGTTCGGGTCCCATCCTGCTGGACGCCGTCAAGTGCACGGGAAACGAACTGTTCCTGGATCAGTGTCCGCACGGACACTGGGAGCAGCACAACTGCGACCACATGGAGGACGCCGGAGTTTCCTGCAGCCCTTACACAG ATGGGGTGGTGCGTCTGGTGGGGGGCGACAGTCCCTGGGAGGGCCGCGTGGAGGTGCTCCACAACGGCGACTGGGGGACGGTGTGTGACGACCACTGGACGCAACAGCACGCCCAGGTGGTGTGTGGACAACTCGGATACAG GGGTCACGCCGAGGTGGTGTCGGACGGTTTGTTCGGCGAGGGCGCTGGTCTCATCCTGCTGGACGACGTCCACTGCGACGGCTCCGAGACGTCCCTGCTGGACTGCCGCCACGGCATCTGGGGCCGCACTGACTGCTCCCACGCCGAGGACGTCGGCGTGCGCTGCAGAGGAAAGCCTGAAGAGGAGTCCAACGACGTGCCCGTCGTCGCGCCGTCCACAG GTCCACTGCTGCGTCTCGCCGGGGGCGTCAACAGGAAGGAGGGGCGCGTGGAGGTCTATCTCCATGGCGACTGGGGGACGATCTGTGACTCGGGGTGGAACGACCTCAACGCCGTCGTAGTGTGCAGGCAGCTGGGCCACAG TGGCGGAGCTCTGGCGGCTGGTGGCTTCGGGCAGGGCAAAGGGCCGGTCCACCTGGACCAAGTGAGGTGCACTGGCAAGGAGGAGTTCCTTGGCGAGTGTCCCTCTCTGGGCCTTAACATCCTGGGCTGCAAGCGCGGGCAAGCAGCCGGGGTCAAGTGTGACGCCTCGACGCACGAGCTGACAGTTCGAGTCCACCGCCTGGAGGCCAGCTGCGGGGTCAGGAAAGTTCAAGAGGAGGGTGGGGAGACCAGCAACATGCTTAG GTCGTCGTGGCCTTGGCAGGCGTCTGTGTGGCTTCAGTCCCAAAGTCAAGATGGCGGCCCTCTCTGCAGCGCCACTCTAATTGGCTCCTGCTGGGCGCTCACATCCGCCACCTGTTTCGCcag ATTTGGAACGGAGCCGTCCAAGTACGTGTTGCGGTTAGGGGCTTCTGAGCGGGCCCTGACCCCGGAGCGCGTGGTGGTCCACAAGAAGTTCAAAGGTCAAAGCGGAGGTCACGACTTGGCCTTGCTCAAGCTGCCCGGCGCCCAGAAGGGTCACTGCTTCACCTTTGACCCCCACGTGAACGCTGCTTGCCTGCCTGATGACGACCACACCAGCACACCTGCTGCCTGTGTTGTCATGGTGACCACACGGTGGAGCACACCGG ACTCTGTCCTGGCGTCGTGGGTTCCCGTCATGTCGTCATGGCAATGCAAGAAGCGTCACGGTGACAGCTTCTCCAGCCACGGCACCGTTTGCGCCGGCAGCCCCCCGGACACCAGCCTGCTCCACGGCAGCGGTGACGGTTGCCGTGGCAACTCCGGGGGCGGCCTGCTGTGTCAGGGCGAGGCCGGGCGGTGGGCGCTGGCGGGAGTTGTCGCCGGGAGCTACGGCTGCGCGGACCCGTCCTCACCTGCCCTTTACACACGCGTCAGCCGCTTCCGTAGCTGGATCGACAATGTCACCCGGGTCGATTCGCAAAACGTCCGACGAGGGGAGGAAAGCAACGACATCGGACATCACACacaagcaaaacacacacaccattCGCAGGTAACGGTTTGA